The genomic interval GCCACTGGATGAACCAGCCGGGCTCGTCGGGGTTGTTGCCGTCCGAGAGGTACTCCTCGAAGCGGATGGAGTCGGCGGGGAAGGCATAGCAGGCGATGGAGACGAGCGTGCTCTTCGGGTTGTCTGGCTTCTCCTGGAAGTCGACGATTTCCTCGCCCTCGACCTGAATGAGGCCGTAGGACTTTGCCTTCTCCAGATCGCCGACGTCGTAGGCGGCCAGGGTCGGGTCCTCGTACCCCTTGAAGTGGTCGATGAACTCGCTGATGTCGAAGCCAAAGAGGTTGTCACCGGCGATGACGAGCAGGTCCTCCTCGCCCAGCCCCTCGCGGTCGACCAGCTGTGCGAGCGCGCCGACGACGCCGAACTTCTCGTCCTCGTCGCTGGTGTCCTCGACGGACATCGTTATCTTGTCGGTGCCCCGTTCCGCGAAGTGTGTCTCGAACTCGCCCGCGAAGGCCTCGTTCGTGCTGATAAAGATCTCGCTGATGCGGTCGTCGCCTTCGAGTTCGTCGACGATACCGTCGATGACCGTCGATTCCCCGACCGGCAGTAGCATCTTCGGCCGGTGTCGGGTGATCGGCCACATTCGCGTCGCGTATCCGCCTGCTAGTACAATGGCTTTCATATCCGGACCGACACCTGCAACCGACAAGTTCTTTTCCCTCTGTGAAGGCCCCGGTAACCCATCCCTATGCCAATTGTTCACTATCTGCTGGCCGGAACAAAGACGCGCTCGTTCCCAGCCGGTAGCCGACCGCGTACCACCGGCCGGTACCCGACCAAAGTCGGGCCCGGACTCGTCGGTCAGGGCAGCGGCGGCCGCCCGGGCCTCAGCGAACGCCACCTCGACGCGTCTCCAGAGGGCGGCGGGTCGAACTGCACAGCGGTGTCTCCTCCCTGTGGGAGTCAGTTCACATCGACGAGCCGGGCTGGTACTCCCCGAAGGCGTCCCGGAGCACGTCACACACCTCGCCGGTGGTGGCGTAGGCCTTCACGGCGTCGACGATGTAGGGCATGAGGTTCTCGTCGCCGTCGGCGGCCTCGCGAAGGGCGGCGAGGGCAGCCTCGACGGCCTCGTCGTCTCGCTCCTCGCGCACCGCGGCGACGCTCTCCTGCTGAGCGGCTTCGACCGCTTCGTCGACCTCCTCGATGTCCTGCTCGCCCTCTTCCTCGACCTCGAACTCGTTGACGCCGACGATGACGCGCTCGCCGGCCTCCTGCTCGCGCTGGCGCTCGAAGGCGACGTCTTGAATCTGGCGCTGGACCCACTGGCTCTCGATCGCGCGACGCATCCCGCCGCGTTCGTCGACGTCCTCGATGATGTCGCGGGCCTCCTGTTCCAGTTCGTCGGTCAGCGATTCGACGTAGTAGCTCCCCGCGAGCGGGTCGACGGTGTCGGCGGCGCCCGACTCGTGGGCGAGAATCTGCTGCGTGCGGAGGGCTGTCCGAACCGACTCCTCGGTCGGCAGCCCGATGGCCTCGTCTTTGCCGTTGGTGTGTAAGCTCTGGGTCCCACCGAGGACCGCAGCGAGCGCCTGATAGGCCACTCTGACCACGTTGTTCTCTATCTGCTGGGCGGTCAGTGTCGAGCCGGCGGTCTGGGTGTGGAACTTCAGCTGCTTCGATTTCGGGTCTTCGGCGTCGAAGCGCTCGTCCATGAGCTTCGCCCAGAGCCGCCGGGCGGCCCGGAACTTCGCGACCTCTTCGAGGATGTTGTTGTACGACGCGAAAAAGAAGGAGAGCTGCGGGGCAAAGTCGTCGACGTCCAGCCCGGCCTCGATGGCGGCCTCGACGTACTCGATACCGTCACCGAGGGTAAAGGCGATCTCCTGGGCGGCCGTCGAGCCGGCCTCGCGGATGTGATAGCCCGAGATGGAGATGGTGTTGAACTTCGGCACCTCCGCGGCGCAGAACTCGAAGATGTCCGTGATGAGCCGCATCGAGGGCTCGGGCGGGTAGATGAACGTGTTGCGGGCGATATACTCCTTGAGCACGTCGTTCTGGATTGTCCCCCGCAGTTCCTCGCGGTCGACGCCCTGCACGTCGCCGACGGCGATGTACATCGCCAGCAAGACGGCGGCGGGCGCGTTGATCGTCATCGAGGTCGAGACCTCGTCCAGCGGGATACCCTCGAAGACGGTCTCCATATCGGCGAGCGAGTCGATGGCGACGCCGGTCTTGCCGACCTCCCCGGCCGCCATCGCGTCGTCGGAGTCGTACCCCATC from Halomicroarcula saliterrae carries:
- a CDS encoding NDP-sugar synthase, coding for MKAIVLAGGYATRMWPITRHRPKMLLPVGESTVIDGIVDELEGDDRISEIFISTNEAFAGEFETHFAERGTDKITMSVEDTSDEDEKFGVVGALAQLVDREGLGEEDLLVIAGDNLFGFDISEFIDHFKGYEDPTLAAYDVGDLEKAKSYGLIQVEGEEIVDFQEKPDNPKSTLVSIACYAFPADSIRFEEYLSDGNNPDEPGWFIQWLVDQGSVRPFSFDGAWYDIGTPESYLEAVEFALEGENIVADDATVENSRLGSNVHVLSGATIQNSDIDDTVVFQDATITDADITDSVIDEKATVDDKDLDSALIGQHSRVQ
- a CDS encoding acyl-CoA mutase large subunit family protein yields the protein MFDPEELDEIREAKAEWEREDVQPTVERFGEREERFTTDTEGQKVDRLYTPADVADLDYEADLGFPGREPYTRGVYSTGYRGRLWTMRQYAGMGTASETNERFNYLLDEGQTGLSMAFDLPTQMGYDSDDAMAAGEVGKTGVAIDSLADMETVFEGIPLDEVSTSMTINAPAAVLLAMYIAVGDVQGVDREELRGTIQNDVLKEYIARNTFIYPPEPSMRLITDIFEFCAAEVPKFNTISISGYHIREAGSTAAQEIAFTLGDGIEYVEAAIEAGLDVDDFAPQLSFFFASYNNILEEVAKFRAARRLWAKLMDERFDAEDPKSKQLKFHTQTAGSTLTAQQIENNVVRVAYQALAAVLGGTQSLHTNGKDEAIGLPTEESVRTALRTQQILAHESGAADTVDPLAGSYYVESLTDELEQEARDIIEDVDERGGMRRAIESQWVQRQIQDVAFERQREQEAGERVIVGVNEFEVEEEGEQDIEEVDEAVEAAQQESVAAVREERDDEAVEAALAALREAADGDENLMPYIVDAVKAYATTGEVCDVLRDAFGEYQPGSSM